CCCTCCTTGCCCTGCTAAtgtgacctggtgaccttcctTGCCCTGCTAATGTGACCTAGTGACCTTCCTTGCCCTGCTTGTGTGTCCTGGTGACCTTCCTTGCCCTGCTAGtgtgacctggtgaccttcccAGACCTGCTAGtgtgacctggtgaccttccctGACCTGCTAGtgtgacctggtgaccttccctGACGTGCTAGTGTGGCCTGGTGACCTTCCTGGCCCTGCTAGTGTGGCCTGGTGACCTTCCTTGCCCTGCTAGtgtgacctggtgaccttcctTGCCCTGCTAGtgtgacctggtgaccttcctGGCCCTGCTAGtgtgacctggtgaccttcctGGCCCTGCTAGtgtgacctggtgaccttcctTGCCCTGCTAGtgtgacctggtgaccttcctTGCCCTGCTAAtgtgacctggtgaccttcctTGCCCTGCTAATGTGACCTAGTGACCTTCCTTGCCCTGCTTGTGTGTCCTGGTGACCTTCCTTGCCCTGCtagtgacctggtgaccttcctTGCCCTGCTAATATGACCTAGTGACCTTCCTTGCCCTGCTAATGTGACCTAGTGACCTTCCTTGCCCTGCTAGtgtgacctggtgaccttcctTGCCCTGCTAGtgtgacctggtgaccttcctTGCCCTGCTAATATGACCTAGTGACCTTCCTTGCCCTGCTAATGTGACCTAGTGACCTTCCTTGCCCTGCTAGtgtgacctggtgaccttcctTGCCCTGCTAGtgtgacctggtgaccttcctGGCCCTGCTAGtgtgacctggtgaccttcctTGCCCTGCTAGTGTGACCTGGTGACCCTCCTTGCCCTGCTAAtgtgacctggtgaccttcctTGCCCTGCTAATGTGACCTAGTGACCTTCCTTGCCCTGCTTGTGTGTCCTGGTGACCTTCCTTGCCCTGCTAGtgtgacctggtgaccttcccCGACCTGCTAGtgtgacctggtgaccttccctGACCTGCTAGtgtgacctggtgaccttccctGACGTGCTAGTGTGGCCTGGTGACCTTCCTGGCCCTGCTAGTGTGGCCTGGTGACCTTCCTTGCCCTGCTAGtgtgacctggtgaccttcctTGCCCTGCTAGtgtgacctggtgaccttcctGGCCCTGCTAGtgtgacctggtgaccttcctGGCCCTGCTAGtgtgacctggtgaccttcctTGCCCTGCTAGtgtgacctggtgaccttcctTGCCCTGCTAAtgtgacctggtgaccttcctTGCCCTGCTAATGTGACCTAGTGACCTTCCTTGCCCTGCTTGTGTGTCCTGGTGACCTTCCTTGCCCTGCtagtgacctggtgaccttcctTGCCCTGCTAATATGACCTAGTGACCTTCCTTGCCCTGCTAATGTGACCTAGTGACCTTCCTTGCCCTGCTAGtgtgacctggtgaccttcctTGCCCTGCTAGtgtgacctggtgaccttcctTGCCCTGCTAGTGTGACCTGGTGACCTTTCTTGCCCTGCTAATGTGACTTAGTGACCTTCCTTGCCCTGCTAATGTGACCTAGTGACCTTCCTTGCCCTGCTAGtgtgacctggtgaccttcctTGCCCTGCTAGtgtgacctggtgaccttcctTGCCCTGCTAGtgtgacctggtgaccttcctTGCCCTGCTAATGTGACCTAGTGACCTTCCTTGCCCTGCTTGTGTGTCCTGGTGACCTTCCTGGCCCTGCtagtgacctggtgaccttcctTGCCCTGCTAATGTCACCTGGTGACCTTCCTTGCCCTGCTAATGTGACCTAGTGACCTTCCTTGCCCTGCTTGTGTGTCCTGGTGACCTTCCTTGCCCTGCtagtgacctggtgaccttcctTGCCCTGCTAATATGACCTAGTGACCTTCCTTGCCCTGCTAATGTGACCTAGTGACCTTCCTTGCCCTGCTAGtgtgacctggtgaccttcctTGCCCTGCTAATATGACCTAGTGACCTTCCTTGCCCTGCTTGTGTGTCCTGGTGACCTTCCTTGCCCTGCtagtgacctggtgaccttcctTGCCCTGCTAATATGACCTAGTGACCTTCCTTGCCCTGCTAATGTGACCTAGTGACCTTCCTTGCCCTGCTTGTGTGTCCTGGTGACCTTCCTTGCCCTGCtagtgacctggtgaccttccaCAGCGTCGTTGTGCCCGGCGAGTGACTCGTTGACCGCGTGCCAGCTGAGGAAGGCAGAGTGTGGAGGCGTGCAGCAGctggtgaccccagcaggtggtgcAGCAGAGGTCATCGCCAGCTGTGCCGCAGCTGCCAACGTCAGCCTCACCCCGCGGTTCTTCAAGGCCCTCGGTCAGTACTCTCCTGCGTGTACCTGTCAAGGTTGACCCTCTTTCATGTGATGTTTtgacctgtatgtgtggtggacgtGACCTGCTGACCTGTGGTCCTGTTGCAGGTCGTGTGGAGGGCAGCCAAGACTCCCTGGTTGACCTGTTGTCTCCGGACCCTGAGGTCACTACTGTGGTCCGTCTGTGTGTCCTCAACGCTACCAGCCTGGtcagtatcctcccccccccccctgtgtacacTGTCACAGCCGccatgtgtgtgggtggaggtattAACTACACTGATCTTGACAGCTGGATGCGGAGACGCTGACTGTCAACCGGAGCGCCGTGGCCGCCGCCGTGAGGGAGGTCGTGTCCTCCCAGGCCCTGGGGGACGCCGTGGCCGCCGCCGTGGGGACGTGTCCAGAGCCCGTGGACTTCCACACTGAGGGCTTCATGTCGTGCCTGGAGGCCGCGTGTATCGTTAATGCCCACAAGGCTCCGTTGGTCTCCCAGGCCCTCAGCGTCCTCGCCCCTGGCGCCAAGTTGTCGCCTCTGAACACACCACTGCCGCTCCCACTCCTCAGGCCTTGACCGCCTTAATGACACTTGACAACCACAACAAAGTAGTGTCAAGTGGTCATAGTGTCACCATGACCACTTGACACTACCATTATTATGGCCTTGACTGCTGGTTTGACAGTTTTTCCATGTGAGAGTTGAAGACGTGACCTTCGTGTGGTGGTCTTGCCCTCCTGGTGGTCCCATCACAGCAGGAGTCAGCCAACTGTCTATGCACCAAACAAACTCATTATAGTATCAACAACACTTTTTACCAAGGTACTCTAGTGCCATTTGTAATATGCAAAAACTATGATATGCTTTACGTTAATAAAACCATTGGTATATCTCAAGAGAGTTGTTTAAATATGAAGGCAAAGTTACCTGTGAATATTAAGACCATAAGGTGTGAATTTGTATAGTTAACGCTTCAAATAAACCACCATTTTCTGTGTGACTTCATTCCCTTCTATCACTGACattaatgcagacgaggagtcacagtaacgtggctgaaatatgttgaccagaccacacactagaaggtgaagggacgacgacgtttcggtccgtcctggaccattctcaagtcgattgtgtattcgacttgagaatggtccagattacaacctctgaaggccttggcatgctatggaaagggagtgggagtccctgtgctacgaatgatatacttcagtactgtaagatctcttattgattatgctgcacctgtcatttcttgttttggtaaaggtaggatgggcaagttggagaaggtacaaaatgaagccatgagaattatcttaggatgtccAAGAAATGctgtgattgagataatgaggatggagttgaatctgcagagtattggggatagaatttcagagataaatgtagcctctgccattagattaatgagaggtgggggagctaatgaattaatcctctcggttcaaaaggtggaaagtagtgaacagtgtatgatgaagaagagagtatatatgaataacttatgttctaatgttattaattatgatgttattacagagtgtattgctgtgcccaagagaaaatttacaccaccatgggaggattgtaatgtagaggtagtaattactcccttgcataagaaaaaaagtatgtatgaaataggagagctgagggcaacatatgattgtataattagaaaactgcctacagaaaacactctacatgtatattgtgatgggtcagtagctagggatgggaaggcaggatgtggagtcttgatcagggagtacactgacatcggcactgtagatactgttattggacgcccctTAActaacaatgtctcttcaacgcaggctgaactccaaggtgtattagcaggattacaggaagtagtcaaatgtggtaaaaatgcttgcttctttattgacagcagaggagcgttagagtctttaaatagcagacgcccagtatatcagaatattgtgatagagtgtagagagaatgttaagagactagaaaaaactgagtataaagtaagattcatgtggatcccttcacatgtgggaatactgttgaatgaggtagttgatgacatagcgaagagagccactgaaaaaactcttgttgatgttgtatgtcagttaaccttgaaacaaataaaaacaagaatcaagatgatccaagagggtgaagaaatgataaagagaatggcaatggcggACAGTAGTaatacacttaagaattattcagtaataaatacaaattcgtccttcacttatggtaaaggaaagtctacttggaaggattcaatttacatgagattaagattaggatacaaatatatctggcaatacggtgttgatgtcagtgaaaaaagataagtaataataataataataataatttttatttaggcaaaggtacatacataaagagattttacaaagtttgttggctttatagataagagctagtacatacaatgcctaaagccactattacgcaaagcgtttcgggcaggaaaaaacactactgactaaagcttaaaactaatgggtaaaaagaaaaaaatgcgttgagtacaaataaaaatagaggtaaaagaggggggaacattgttgaaaaaacagcacaaatacaattacaaattattacagaaaattacattaaaacagcgttgatttgaaaaaaaaaaaacatacatgggttgacaatagaagggtaaggtaggttacagggaatttattaggtatagcttcgtttttaacttaaactggttgagagaggtacagtctttaacatggttgggaaggtcattccacattctgggccccttgatttgtagagcatttctagtttgattaagtcgtactctaggaatatcaaaactgtatttatttctggtgtggtgctcatgggttctgttacaaccttctatgaagcttttgagatcaggattggcattacagtttagcgttttatatatgtataatacacatgagagaatgtgcagtgacttaatgtctaacatattcagggatttgagtaggggtaccgagtgatgtctggggccagaataagGGGGTCTGGGGCCAGAATAAGGGGGTCTGGGGCCAGAATAAGGGGGTCTGGGGCCAGAATAAGGGGGTCTGGGGCCAGAATAAGGGGGTCTGGGGCCAGaaaaaggagtgtaaattatgtagtatgccgcacgcccacaccttagaacattatgtattagagtgtcaacttattgaaaactatagaaataaggaaataaatagtgtaccacatcaaattgtttggatgtgtgataatggtatgatagacagtatacttaattaggagctacaagaattttgccccaagagtgtaacaattatatgctgtacttactatattaacctgcaatgttaaatgggattcttgtaatgttatttgtctatttgtactcactgcattattgcgccccttgagggacttgaagtagaggggggtagaaatagcctaagctactctatccctttgagatgtatttattgcttatctcaataaacatacttgaacttgaacaacaGGCTGACCAagtcctgagtacctactcactgctaggtgaacaaagacattaggtaaaaggaaatgtgcccaaccatttctgtcccgcccggaatTCGAACCTGGAATTTTGAATTGTGCGTCTAGaaggaacccgactgtactactgggaccctaaATGTCCCCTTTATGCACTCAAGCATAAAATATTATGGTTAAGTGCAATTTTTGAGCGTAATTGAATGTGATTGGACATATTTGAAGTTTTAAGTGTAGTCATTTTTATAAGGAAATTTGGCCAGAGTGAAAAATGGAGTTTTTTTCTGCAGTTTGAAAAGTACCGCCAATACAGACCTATAATCTTTACATATAAAAGAATCTATCATGTCTCGATTCATATAATTTAAATGCATTAATAAAATACACTCAATAATATTTTAAAGTGATTAAgaatattaacatatatataatgaagtgtTAAACCTAAAATAAAATCTGAACCCTAGGAGACTGTATATCTTTAATTATTTATCGATAGCAATTGGATGAATAAATAAAGTTCCGtcatgaaatatatataaactaaaccATGAAACGTAATGTAAAAGTATACTTgtttaatgtgtagttaataatgCCAGAAGGTGagtgtgtttgtgaaggtgtgcCCCCCGCCTCCAGGACTCTCGCAGTATTGTTTACAAACTGCAGCAGCTGGCGGGCGGCGGACGGGTCGCCTTGGCTCATATATTGCTAATGTATTGGATCATACTTCACATGTACTTTATGAGCAATATATTACCTCATTCTAGTTTTTGAGTATATGCATTTTTCGTTTTAATTCCTGGTATTTATACTTGAGGATATTGAAAAAGACGCATATTTTCTAAACTTCACAGGGAATATGGAAGACactttaattaataataataataatagtttatttaggtaaacgtacattcaaaattatttacaaacataatgttagatttctGGCTAGCTAGTATATATTATACGTTTAAAGCCACTAGTAATGCACAAAAACTCTTGAGCCAGGACACCTATATAAGGCTTATTGAGGTCCTCTACACGAGCGACTGACCAGCCTCAGTGCTTCCCACAACACCTGCCTTATTACCTGTTtgttactaggtgaacagaggcattaggtgaagggAAGCATCACCTAAATATTACTTCTGGCATAACCTAGTGTTGGTTCATTTTTAGTGGTGGGTCCATTGACCTTAAATTACTTTATTTCTCTGTTTTCTTATGTTCCATACTGAATGTTATGAGAAAGAGTCCAGTTGCGTTTCTAAACtacaccttgtatttccattgttattaatgtaaataaactgcTGTCGTATTGCTACAATTACTGACTCCATATTGTTATAGTCTGCCTGTCATCCTTCTCACCTTTTATGCATtcttttattatttttcattACTGTTTTTACTTTGTTAGCCTATTTCTCCTTTAGTAGTAAGTGTTTTACCCCCTCACACCTTTGTTATTTTGCTTTctatttattttatgtttttgcACGCTTTGTTAATAATTTGCTTCCCGATAATTTGTTATCAAACCGAGAAACCTCGGTTTTCGAATGCCCCTGTTTTCTAATTTTTCAGTTCTCGCGCTCAATTTCTTCGAAAAATATGACTCGGTACTCGAATTTGTTAATACACATGTGGGCCGACCGTGCACATGGCGCACTTCAGTTTACTATTGTCTCCCGTCTAGTGACGACCGcatttgaattctttgtgaagaatttaattgtttttgtgctttttttggtttctgaacataaaagttcttattatatattatgccatgggtcccaagaaagtcagtggtaaagttcaatataggaaaatagttgtgaggaggACGATAGAGGAAAAAAAGAGAAcattcatagtgagacaatgtgatgtctctacAAACAAGCGTtaaaacaagtgtctatagacagattcttagcaagacaagcaagcagtgagccacaaccaggtgctagtggtatgcaggcaaaaggtgagagagagagagagtaccccagaaatgtcatcactgctattataatggaaggggactccccttccaaacactaacacctctcttcctccccctttcctcactgtcttccaaatgccaacaagagtcatcaataaaggtatgATATACTTGTACTTACTGTAGTACAAAATGTAAGTAGTAGTATCTATAaaagtatttttaagttaatatttttaggggtgtggaacggattaattcaatttacattatttcttatgagaaaagttGTTTCGGTTTTAGAATTTTCGGTTTTCGAACCGTCtctggaatggattaaattcgaaaacagaggtaccactgtatatataaataatttagaatCAGgactgagcagcaatatttgcaaatttgctgatacAAAAATCGAGAGAAAAATAAACATGAAAGAAGACTCaaaatcacttcaagacgatttagatagggttttgaaatggccaaaagactggcagatgatgtttaatgctgacaaaagaAAGGTTATGAGGCTAGATAACAATGACAGTTATAgtatatgagctagatggtgttgagattgcaaagtttgattgcgaaagggatctgcggGTCATGATTAGTAATAAAGcccaaaaatcaatgcataaatgtttgaaATAAGGCAAATAGATTAATGGGATTTATTTCTAGAACATAATAATcaaggtaacttcagaaggcttattggcctatATGACGaagcttctatttatatccacccaaactcattcaaatatatgtctaacctatgcttgaaacaattaagggatcctacttctattatgttaggcGGTAATTGGTGCCacaaaacaaccctgttaccgaatcagtatttacctaggcctttcctaaatctaaactaatccaatttatatccattatttTGTGTTGTGTTAATATATTTAATACCTTTTTAATATatcctttgttatgcccattcatccacttttacacgtcaatcatgtcaccccctaattctttgccttttttagagaatgtaaattaagctttttcAATCTCTCTTCACATagaaggtttctaatttgtgggattatctttgtcatcctacactggatgcGCTCTTCTGAATTTACAGTatgtccattctataatatggtgaccaaaactcAACTGCGgaatctaaatggagcctaacaAGATCAAActtaagaataacaccaggtgtttGACTACTAATGCTTCTAGAAACAAATCCCAGTGCCTTATTTTGAACATttatgtaatattttttttttctttaaattcttactaatcataactcccagatccattTCACAATcagacttcacaatctcaacaccatctagctgatATCCTGtaattatcatcattacctagccttatAATCAtatatttgtcagcattaaactgcatctaccaatcttttgatcatttcaaaaccatatttagatcgtcttgaagtgattgtgagtctttttccatgtttatttccATCTCGATTTTATTAGAgtttgcaaatttgcaaataataataaataatataaataaataaataaataaatgtttattcagttaAGGTAcagacatacaagagattttacaaaaattgatagatttatagacagagctagtacatacaatgcctaaagccactattacgcaaagcgtttcgggcaagaaaaacattaaagactaatacttaatactaattgagtttaaagtgtaaaatgtgttgagaacaaataaaaaaggggggaacatggcagaaaaagcagcacaaatacaattaggtcgacaaacagcattgtttaaaaaaacagacatgggttgacaatagaggggtaaggtaggttacagggaatttattaggtagtgctttgtttttatcttaaactggttgagagaggtacagagaGGTACTAATAACATGattggaaaggtcattccacattctgggtcccttgatttgtagagctagAAATATCTAGAGACTCATCCAGCCACTAATCACTGATTTTTGTGGGTAAGGTGGATCACTATTTTGCCTCACCCGCTATTAATAGAATCAGTAGGACCGATCCCGACTAACCTGTGTTCACTCTGTACCCCAGTCCATTACCCCTGCCTGCAAAGTTGGGTAAGGCTAGACCCACAAAAAGTTAGCCCCAAGTGTCAGGCCTCCAACCTTGAGCAGGTGGGCAGACGGTGAGGGGCGGACAGGCACGGGCGGGCGAGTggggtcagacagacagacattctctcttatagataGATGACACGTTCATCAATACATACTATATTATTCTTCTTTAAATCTTTTTCTTTGAGTACATTAGTTAACTTGTTTTCCAGCTGTGAATTTGAGGATCGAAGGAGTCGTCGAGGAAGATAATGTCTCAGCAGGTTCAGCAGGTGGTGGGTGGGCAGGTGATGCAAGGCCAGATGGTTCAGGTGCAGGGCCAGGTTGTCTCCGGCACACAAGTTGTCAACAGTGCAGGTAAGGGTTCCTCTCACATGTTTGATCAAAATTTACTTCCACATATAATTTGTACATTATGGGTAGGACATAATACTGTGGTGGGTGTTTTTCCTGTTTGTAATTGCAGGAAGAAAAGTATGTTCCTGGTGTCCCAACTTCTATAAATAATTACTGTAAATCAGGTAAAAACTCCCACTGATTTTGGAACAGATAATTATCTTGAATTTAATTACCTGAGTTTAAATgacagccactaacactagtgacctcaataggacaggaagccggcggcttgttgaaggtccccccccccccatttgcctttatgatcttttccagttaTACTTTAAATGTTAACAGAGTTTTGCATTTATGGCTtcggcaggtaggcagttccatgggcttATTACCAAAgcatctgttctcagtcctacattgtggcttgttgagcttgaaacagttactccttgtttgtgttacatctgaccttttgaagaaattttcaAGATCAACATCATCCAAATTGTTCAGTtctgtattttaaaagtttcaatgagatctgccctgtcttacctggtttgtggtggtgttagccctgtggccctcaaccgttcctcgtatgagagttgacttagctctggaatgatttttgttccccggtgttgcaccttctccagagcagccatGTCCTCCTGAAGCTGTGGTCTCCATGCTTATATAGAGTAATCCAAATggatttaaaatttaaatctctGCTGACCTATAGGTACAGTACAATATTATACAGAAATATTTAATGGTATTTCTGACCTGGCCCCTCAGTGGTTTTTGTTATCTAGCCACCTGGATAGTTTCAGAACTTGTTATGCCTCACTGGACTTTTGTGAGTCATTAGAGCTTACTGGAGACCAGGAACAAAACCTGATTCACCCAATAGAGGTGCAGTGAACCTAGAGTCAAGATCCATGCAAGCCAAGGTAAAACCAAAAATGGCCAGTAGTTAATCTTCAAAACAAGTAACTACTAGGAAGAGTATACAAAATAATCAGTAAATCAAACATAAGAAGCTGTGAAAAGTATTGTAACTAGCTAAGCTGCTAGTTAACACCACTAGTTACATCTCCCCCTGCtcagccctccccctcccccctcccggtGAGGGGGAGGACTGCGCAGACAAGCAGAGCGGCAGCAGTgagtgacgtttgcttgtttctttatGTTTTGGGGGAGTTCTCTCTCTGTTCAGTCTTTGGTTGCAATTTCTTATCAGATGGAgtctgttatgcctaccttttcgAGTGCCTAACCCTGgctgatggcagacatggaatgctcccaAAGACATGGggatttccataggccattgGCTCCCTGCGCCAATgctaagggggccaggttctggctcggggTCCCCGGTATGTAGAACTCCATTGACTGATGCCCTAGACTAATGTAGCatatatcagtccaatagctccagggagcctctggggctcacccagaaaatggtgtttagcAAGCAAGCTTTTGGATACTGATCTGGTCATAGTATCTTTCATCAGGCTCTCATCTGTACATATTGTCACATCTCATTTTTATCAATTTTAATTGGTGAGACAGATTATTATTGCAACTGTTGCCTTAAAAGATTTAATAATTGTTGTCTTGTTTTCTGTTAATTTATTATTTTCCTTATTCCAGAAAGAATGAGGAAAACTAAatcatcttgaattttgttttttcCTAATTTAATGTGgagtgaataaatccacaagggccgtgatgagggtttgaactcacgtccaggttgcaattcttataccatgtcctggcgcagtcgattaaggcgcatctgggatcatcctggacgtaagtttgaaccctcatcacggcgatgttggatttattcatttgatatatcatgctattgtgattaatGTGTGTGTTAATGTGGAGTGTTATATACACAGGTCAAGTGGTGATGTCAACTGCGTCTGGTCTGACAGGCATTAGTGGTCAGCAGTTGGTAACACAGTTGGTGCCGGGCCAGACTATGCAAGGCCAGGTAGTGCATCAAACAACGACCCCAATTGGTGTTGCCACAACTCTTGCATCTGGCCTTACTCAGGGACAGGTAAATGTCAAGTACTGCATTGTGTGATAGCTGCCACGTTGTAtgtatacctcacacacacattaattatgAATGCCAACACAATTGATGCATTAACACCG
This genomic window from Procambarus clarkii isolate CNS0578487 chromosome 1, FALCON_Pclarkii_2.0, whole genome shotgun sequence contains:
- the LOC123762799 gene encoding uncharacterized protein, giving the protein MTQQPRVLVVVVVVVMVVRGVVPLPPPSSLLLDTSLCPASDSLTACQLRKAECGGVQQLVTPAGGAAEVIASCAAAANVSLTPRFFKALGRVEGSQDSLVDLLSPDPEVTTVVRLCVLNATSLLDAETLTVNRSAVAAAVREVVSSQALGDAVAAAVGTCPEPVDFHTEGFMSCLEAACIVNAHKAPLVSQALSVLAPGAKLSPLNTPLPLPLLRP